The following are encoded together in the Populus trichocarpa isolate Nisqually-1 chromosome 5, P.trichocarpa_v4.1, whole genome shotgun sequence genome:
- the LOC7486557 gene encoding ubiquitin carboxyl-terminal hydrolase 17 isoform X1 — translation MHVEGDLGFSSLVVLVFCVVIIPLGCFIIRCKWRGAVARKEDIKRLLVLAAEEAARAEFEAAASYGTVPVLTNNYQCAVCFCPTTTRCARCKAVRYCSGKCQIIHWRQGHKEECHPPTTTYHINDDGSNPGQRAAKGDQHDIYDGRHENRPVDTFSVEPVVSDSNYSPGVSFVKDDDIKVDSVLDTEGTDSIFESSGTSFSGFSTPTGSSFSEFSAHSGGESSDNVSVSESIGSNETEGSDGQMPADTAPDTLESSLNKVDVTKPLSPKFATLVDSVDSFNKLSKSNQSKPHGNDGESQCSSSSSGHSISARNDDSITKPAKVSSGFWGRTLDSAVSSSDTMDRSAMSNFTGPVNSKRSNDESFIHFKFNLSGSDAPTQHAKSTRVNDIIPDDALPSASDRALSSEKNGVDAQKVKNSPCISCERSSHIDVNSRGDLNVSSERKSVSSSSSYGHVSSSSGGVKLDAGASKVCRSQSLISERSDVVVNDPVGALHLSKSRLSSNASQTHLTSTIGGHSVSSVQYGNVELGAASSSQMASSSPSSINGLKSSVWKVVDQFRGPKCGRYSKKGLFPYDLFVKLYNSSKAEMRPCGLINCGNSCYANAVLQCLAFTPPLTSFFVQGLHSKSCLNRECCFSCEFESIILKAKEGKSPLSPLGILSQLQNIGSQLGNGREEDAHEFLRYAIDAMQSVCLKEAGVNAMDSFAEETTLIGLTFGGYLHSKIKCMKCHYKSERQERMMDLTVEIEGNIGKLEDALRRFTSAEILDGDNKYQCGRCKSYEKAKKKMTILEAPNVLTIALKRFQSGKFGKLNKSIRFPEILDLAPYMSGTSDKSPIYRLYGVIVHLDVMNAAFSGHYVCYVKNIQNKWFKIDDSTVTAVELERVLSKGAYMLLYARCSPRAPRSIRSRIISSDPKNKCYTSKINATNTALDSRSTSMQSSAFQLHPDSIPPDNLASVESFYMKFHRLQRILEEDSSSDSFSFTSGNSDEGSCSTDSTHDSTSTDDLSDYIFGGWNSWQNTSDSDTSSSSPPLYSRQSPHGEMNQHGSYADSGVGGSDLWDRIPSESSKLVYLEGKGGTFLHSDTAKQGRKLASSSSYDSTKLGSVNPLNGVKSGVSFRRTASERTD, via the exons ATGCATGTCGAGGGGGATCTAGGGTTTTCGAGCCTGGTGGTCCTTGTTTTCTGTGTAGTGATTATTCCGCTGGGCTGTTTTATAATTAGGTGTAAATGGCGAGGTGCGGTTGCGAGAAAGGAGGATATCAAGAGGCTGTTGGTTTTGGCAGCGGAGGAAGCCGCTAGGGCTGAGTTTGAGGCCGCGGCTTCATACGGCACCGTTCCGGTGTTGACAAATAACTATCAATGTGCTGTTTGTTTTTGCCCGACAACGACACGGTGTGCCCGCTGTAAAGCTGTTAGATATTG TTCTGGCAAGTGTCAAATTATCCACTGGCGACAAGGTCACAAGGAAGAATGCCATCCTCCTACCACTACATATCACATTAACGATGATGGAAGTAATCCTGGCCAGAGGGCTGCAAAGGGAGACCAACATGATATTTATGATGGCAGACACGAGAATAGACCAGTCGATACATTCTCTGTGGAGCCTGTAGTGTCTGATTCCAATTACTCTCCTGGAGTTTCATTTGTAAAGGATGATGATATTAAAGTTGATTCTGTTTTAGATACAGAAGGAACAGATTCCATTTTTGAATCATCAGGCACCTCATTTTCTGGATTTTCTACTCCTACTGGCTCTTCGTTTTCTGAATTCTCTGCTCATTCAGGTGGTGAATCATCTGATAATGTCTCTGTAAGTGAGAGCATCGGTTCAAATGAAACTGAGGGATCAGATGGACAAATGCCAGCTGATACTGCTCCTGACACACTGGAGTCCAGTTTGAACAAGGTGGATGTGACCAAGCCATTGTCTCCAAAGTTTGCTACTTTGGTTGATTCTGTAGatagttttaataaattgaGTAAATCAAATCAGAGTAAACCTCACGGAAATGATGGGGAGAGCCAGTGCTCATCTAGCTCTTCAGGTCATAGCATCAGTGCCAGGAATGATGATTCAATCACAAAGCCAGCTAAAGTTTCTTCTGGTTTCTGGGGTAGAACCCTGGATTCTGCTGTGTCCAGCAGTGATACCATGGACAGATCTGCTATGTCGAATTTCACTGGCCCTGTTAACAGCAAGcgatcaaatgatgaatcatTCATACATTTCAAGTTTAATCTATCTGGAAGTGATGCTCCTACCCAGCATGCAAAAAGCACAAGGGTGAATGACATCATACCAGATGATGCACTCCCTTCCGCTTCTGATAGAGCTCTTTCATCAGAAAAGAATGGTGTTGATGCTCAAAAAGTCAAGAACTCCCCATGCATAAGCTGTGAAAGGTCCAGTCATATTGATGTTAACTCTCGTGGTGATTTGAATGTTTCCAGTGAGCGTAAATCTGTATCATCATCCTCTTCTTATGGTCATGTTTCTTCCAGTTCTGGAGGAGTTAAATTAGATGCAGGTGCTTCAAAAGTATGCAGATCTCAATCCTTGATATCTGAAAGATCAGATGTTGTTGTTAATGACCCTGTTGGTGCTTTACATCTATCCAAGTCCAGATTATCATCTAATGCTTCTCAGACCCATTTGACTTCTACCATCGGTGGGCACTCAGTTTCAAGTGTGCAATATGGAAATGTGGAACTGGGTGCTGCAAGTTCCTCTCAAATGGCAAGCTCTTCTCCTAGTTCTATTAATGGATTGAAGTCATCAGTGTGGAAAGTTGTTGACCAATTCAGAGGACCTAAATGTGGAAGATATAGTAAAAAG ggccttttcccatatgatttatTTGTAAAGTTATACAATTCGAGTAAGGCGGAAATGCGACCATGTGGTCTTATCAACTGTGGAAACAG CTGCTATGCTAATGCTGTTCTACAATGCTTGGCATTTACTCCTCCTTTGACTTCGTTTTTTGTACAAGGGCTCCATTCCAAATCCT GTTTAAATAGAGAATGTTGCTTCTCTTGTGAGTTTGAAAGTATAATTTTGAAGGCAAAGGAAGGGAAATCTCCACTTTCTCCCCTTGGCATTCTATCCCAACTACAGAATATCGGGAGTCAGCTTGGTAATGGGAGAGAAGAAGATGCACATGAATTCCTAAG GTATGCAATTGATGCAATGCAATCTGTTTGCCTTAAGGAAGCTGGGGTAAATGCAATGGACTCCTTTGCAGAAGAAACCACTCTCATAGGCCTTACATTCGGAGGCTACCTTCACTCAAAG ataaaatgcATGAAGTGCCATTACAAGTCAGAGCGGCAAGAAAGAATGATGGATCTTACTGTTGAAATAGAGGGGAATATAGGGAAGCTTGAAGATGCACTAAGACGATTCACGAGTGCTGAGATTCTGGATGGAGACAACAAGTACCAATGTGGCAG ATGCAAATCTTACGAGAAGgcgaagaaaaaaatgacaatattGGAGGCTCCCAATGTCCTTACAATCGCATTGAAGCGCTTTCAG TCTGGTAAATTTGGAAAGCTCAATAAATCTATCCGGTTCCCAGAGATCCTGGACTTGGCACCATATATGAGTGGAACTAGTGATAAATCACCCATATACAGGCTTTATGGGGTGATTGTTCACTTGGATGTCATGAATGCTGCATTTTCTGGTCACTATGTGTGCTATGTCAAAAACATCCAGAACAAGTGGTTCAAAATTGATGACAGCACA GTTACAGCTGTGGAACTTGAAAGGGTTTTATCAAAAGGCGCATACATGCTTCTTTATGCAAG GTGCTCACCAAGGGCCCCAAGATCGATAAGGAGCAGAATAATATCTTCTGATCCTAAAAATAAATGCTACACCTCCAAAATCAATGCAACAAACACTGCATTGGATTCAAGATCCACATCCATGCAATCAAGTGCTTTCCAATTGCATCCCGATTCAATTCCTCCAGATAATTTGGCCAGTGTTGAATCTTTCTATATGAAGTTCCACCGGCTTCAGAGGATTTTAGAAGAGGACTCATCAAGTGACAGTTTCTCTTTTACTAGTGGCAACTCCGATGAAGGTTCGTGCAGTACTGACAGCACCCATGATTCTACAAGTACTGATGACCTTTCTGATTACATTTTTGGAGGTTGGAACTCTTGGCAGAATACATCTGATTCGGATACTTCTTCATCTTCCCCCCCTTTGTACTCAAGGCAATCACCTCATGGTGAGATGAACCAGCATGGTTCATATGCAGATTCAGGGGTTGGGGGTTCTGATCTTTGGGACAGGATACCCAGTGAGAGCAGCAAGCTGGTGTATTTGGAAGGTAAGGGAGGAACTTTTTTGCATTCTGACACGGCTAAACAAGGTAGAAAGTTAGCTAGTAGTAGTAGTTATGACTCAACAAAATTAGGATCAGTTAACCCTTTAAATGGTGTAAAATCCGGGGTATCCTTTAGAAGAACAGCGAGCGAAAGAACAGATTGA
- the LOC7486557 gene encoding ubiquitin carboxyl-terminal hydrolase 17 isoform X2 yields the protein MYEIRRCKWRGAVARKEDIKRLLVLAAEEAARAEFEAAASYGTVPVLTNNYQCAVCFCPTTTRCARCKAVRYCSGKCQIIHWRQGHKEECHPPTTTYHINDDGSNPGQRAAKGDQHDIYDGRHENRPVDTFSVEPVVSDSNYSPGVSFVKDDDIKVDSVLDTEGTDSIFESSGTSFSGFSTPTGSSFSEFSAHSGGESSDNVSVSESIGSNETEGSDGQMPADTAPDTLESSLNKVDVTKPLSPKFATLVDSVDSFNKLSKSNQSKPHGNDGESQCSSSSSGHSISARNDDSITKPAKVSSGFWGRTLDSAVSSSDTMDRSAMSNFTGPVNSKRSNDESFIHFKFNLSGSDAPTQHAKSTRVNDIIPDDALPSASDRALSSEKNGVDAQKVKNSPCISCERSSHIDVNSRGDLNVSSERKSVSSSSSYGHVSSSSGGVKLDAGASKVCRSQSLISERSDVVVNDPVGALHLSKSRLSSNASQTHLTSTIGGHSVSSVQYGNVELGAASSSQMASSSPSSINGLKSSVWKVVDQFRGPKCGRYSKKGLFPYDLFVKLYNSSKAEMRPCGLINCGNSCYANAVLQCLAFTPPLTSFFVQGLHSKSCLNRECCFSCEFESIILKAKEGKSPLSPLGILSQLQNIGSQLGNGREEDAHEFLRYAIDAMQSVCLKEAGVNAMDSFAEETTLIGLTFGGYLHSKIKCMKCHYKSERQERMMDLTVEIEGNIGKLEDALRRFTSAEILDGDNKYQCGRCKSYEKAKKKMTILEAPNVLTIALKRFQSGKFGKLNKSIRFPEILDLAPYMSGTSDKSPIYRLYGVIVHLDVMNAAFSGHYVCYVKNIQNKWFKIDDSTVTAVELERVLSKGAYMLLYARCSPRAPRSIRSRIISSDPKNKCYTSKINATNTALDSRSTSMQSSAFQLHPDSIPPDNLASVESFYMKFHRLQRILEEDSSSDSFSFTSGNSDEGSCSTDSTHDSTSTDDLSDYIFGGWNSWQNTSDSDTSSSSPPLYSRQSPHGEMNQHGSYADSGVGGSDLWDRIPSESSKLVYLEGKGGTFLHSDTAKQGRKLASSSSYDSTKLGSVNPLNGVKSGVSFRRTASERTD from the exons ATGTACGAGATAAGGAG GTGTAAATGGCGAGGTGCGGTTGCGAGAAAGGAGGATATCAAGAGGCTGTTGGTTTTGGCAGCGGAGGAAGCCGCTAGGGCTGAGTTTGAGGCCGCGGCTTCATACGGCACCGTTCCGGTGTTGACAAATAACTATCAATGTGCTGTTTGTTTTTGCCCGACAACGACACGGTGTGCCCGCTGTAAAGCTGTTAGATATTG TTCTGGCAAGTGTCAAATTATCCACTGGCGACAAGGTCACAAGGAAGAATGCCATCCTCCTACCACTACATATCACATTAACGATGATGGAAGTAATCCTGGCCAGAGGGCTGCAAAGGGAGACCAACATGATATTTATGATGGCAGACACGAGAATAGACCAGTCGATACATTCTCTGTGGAGCCTGTAGTGTCTGATTCCAATTACTCTCCTGGAGTTTCATTTGTAAAGGATGATGATATTAAAGTTGATTCTGTTTTAGATACAGAAGGAACAGATTCCATTTTTGAATCATCAGGCACCTCATTTTCTGGATTTTCTACTCCTACTGGCTCTTCGTTTTCTGAATTCTCTGCTCATTCAGGTGGTGAATCATCTGATAATGTCTCTGTAAGTGAGAGCATCGGTTCAAATGAAACTGAGGGATCAGATGGACAAATGCCAGCTGATACTGCTCCTGACACACTGGAGTCCAGTTTGAACAAGGTGGATGTGACCAAGCCATTGTCTCCAAAGTTTGCTACTTTGGTTGATTCTGTAGatagttttaataaattgaGTAAATCAAATCAGAGTAAACCTCACGGAAATGATGGGGAGAGCCAGTGCTCATCTAGCTCTTCAGGTCATAGCATCAGTGCCAGGAATGATGATTCAATCACAAAGCCAGCTAAAGTTTCTTCTGGTTTCTGGGGTAGAACCCTGGATTCTGCTGTGTCCAGCAGTGATACCATGGACAGATCTGCTATGTCGAATTTCACTGGCCCTGTTAACAGCAAGcgatcaaatgatgaatcatTCATACATTTCAAGTTTAATCTATCTGGAAGTGATGCTCCTACCCAGCATGCAAAAAGCACAAGGGTGAATGACATCATACCAGATGATGCACTCCCTTCCGCTTCTGATAGAGCTCTTTCATCAGAAAAGAATGGTGTTGATGCTCAAAAAGTCAAGAACTCCCCATGCATAAGCTGTGAAAGGTCCAGTCATATTGATGTTAACTCTCGTGGTGATTTGAATGTTTCCAGTGAGCGTAAATCTGTATCATCATCCTCTTCTTATGGTCATGTTTCTTCCAGTTCTGGAGGAGTTAAATTAGATGCAGGTGCTTCAAAAGTATGCAGATCTCAATCCTTGATATCTGAAAGATCAGATGTTGTTGTTAATGACCCTGTTGGTGCTTTACATCTATCCAAGTCCAGATTATCATCTAATGCTTCTCAGACCCATTTGACTTCTACCATCGGTGGGCACTCAGTTTCAAGTGTGCAATATGGAAATGTGGAACTGGGTGCTGCAAGTTCCTCTCAAATGGCAAGCTCTTCTCCTAGTTCTATTAATGGATTGAAGTCATCAGTGTGGAAAGTTGTTGACCAATTCAGAGGACCTAAATGTGGAAGATATAGTAAAAAG ggccttttcccatatgatttatTTGTAAAGTTATACAATTCGAGTAAGGCGGAAATGCGACCATGTGGTCTTATCAACTGTGGAAACAG CTGCTATGCTAATGCTGTTCTACAATGCTTGGCATTTACTCCTCCTTTGACTTCGTTTTTTGTACAAGGGCTCCATTCCAAATCCT GTTTAAATAGAGAATGTTGCTTCTCTTGTGAGTTTGAAAGTATAATTTTGAAGGCAAAGGAAGGGAAATCTCCACTTTCTCCCCTTGGCATTCTATCCCAACTACAGAATATCGGGAGTCAGCTTGGTAATGGGAGAGAAGAAGATGCACATGAATTCCTAAG GTATGCAATTGATGCAATGCAATCTGTTTGCCTTAAGGAAGCTGGGGTAAATGCAATGGACTCCTTTGCAGAAGAAACCACTCTCATAGGCCTTACATTCGGAGGCTACCTTCACTCAAAG ataaaatgcATGAAGTGCCATTACAAGTCAGAGCGGCAAGAAAGAATGATGGATCTTACTGTTGAAATAGAGGGGAATATAGGGAAGCTTGAAGATGCACTAAGACGATTCACGAGTGCTGAGATTCTGGATGGAGACAACAAGTACCAATGTGGCAG ATGCAAATCTTACGAGAAGgcgaagaaaaaaatgacaatattGGAGGCTCCCAATGTCCTTACAATCGCATTGAAGCGCTTTCAG TCTGGTAAATTTGGAAAGCTCAATAAATCTATCCGGTTCCCAGAGATCCTGGACTTGGCACCATATATGAGTGGAACTAGTGATAAATCACCCATATACAGGCTTTATGGGGTGATTGTTCACTTGGATGTCATGAATGCTGCATTTTCTGGTCACTATGTGTGCTATGTCAAAAACATCCAGAACAAGTGGTTCAAAATTGATGACAGCACA GTTACAGCTGTGGAACTTGAAAGGGTTTTATCAAAAGGCGCATACATGCTTCTTTATGCAAG GTGCTCACCAAGGGCCCCAAGATCGATAAGGAGCAGAATAATATCTTCTGATCCTAAAAATAAATGCTACACCTCCAAAATCAATGCAACAAACACTGCATTGGATTCAAGATCCACATCCATGCAATCAAGTGCTTTCCAATTGCATCCCGATTCAATTCCTCCAGATAATTTGGCCAGTGTTGAATCTTTCTATATGAAGTTCCACCGGCTTCAGAGGATTTTAGAAGAGGACTCATCAAGTGACAGTTTCTCTTTTACTAGTGGCAACTCCGATGAAGGTTCGTGCAGTACTGACAGCACCCATGATTCTACAAGTACTGATGACCTTTCTGATTACATTTTTGGAGGTTGGAACTCTTGGCAGAATACATCTGATTCGGATACTTCTTCATCTTCCCCCCCTTTGTACTCAAGGCAATCACCTCATGGTGAGATGAACCAGCATGGTTCATATGCAGATTCAGGGGTTGGGGGTTCTGATCTTTGGGACAGGATACCCAGTGAGAGCAGCAAGCTGGTGTATTTGGAAGGTAAGGGAGGAACTTTTTTGCATTCTGACACGGCTAAACAAGGTAGAAAGTTAGCTAGTAGTAGTAGTTATGACTCAACAAAATTAGGATCAGTTAACCCTTTAAATGGTGTAAAATCCGGGGTATCCTTTAGAAGAACAGCGAGCGAAAGAACAGATTGA